A genomic segment from Mycoplasma sp. 1018B encodes:
- a CDS encoding TrkH family potassium uptake protein: protein MRNWKLIRWYRHNSLYRFFSNLNFHFKKTKKIRIIFFTYLLIVLLSSLLLFSPLTHQEINSQWNSIKFEDALFTASSAFSDTGLVTLSTFKTWNIFGQSIIAILIFLGGIGVFVLKIYIFNFLFFGKLRFSLSEINLASAERTDAKGQSSKQVIVDAVTFLIIIFLVSSIGLSFYFYLVPARNLGEIETIYQNNLNLNISQSKTYQELGEFILPHNNWALSFRYGFFHALSALNNAGFDIIGEKSLLSFYHNIELQIFFVILFLIGGLGYPIIHDIFNFFRFKSKHPKRKYYWQLLTKISTITYLLITIIAFLIILCMELLSKNHILQNQNDFYNSTALKIWALFFTSLSTRSAGFATIPINQFSPNSILILIILMFIGAGPSSTGGGIRTTTFAIISIALISRLTGRPSVRAFKRKIGNKTVRNSFTVFLTSIMLVLFASIILSTSSSNYFGRADYDFLNYIFEATSAFGTSGLTVGISEKLNIFSKIILTLIMFIGQFGVSSTLLVWGRKRNYSYKYEYITEDIAIG, encoded by the coding sequence ATGAGAAATTGAAAATTAATAAGATGATATCGTCATAATTCTTTATATCGTTTTTTTAGTAATCTTAACTTTCACTTTAAAAAAACTAAAAAAATAAGAATAATTTTTTTTACTTACTTATTAATAGTTTTATTAAGTTCTTTACTACTTTTTAGCCCATTAACTCATCAAGAAATTAATAGTCAATGAAATAGTATTAAATTTGAAGATGCTTTATTTACAGCTTCAAGTGCTTTTAGTGATACTGGTTTAGTAACACTTAGCACTTTTAAAACTTGAAATATTTTTGGCCAAAGTATTATTGCTATTTTGATTTTTCTGGGTGGAATAGGTGTATTTGTATTAAAAATTTATATATTTAATTTTTTATTTTTTGGTAAATTAAGATTTTCTTTAAGTGAAATTAATTTAGCTTCAGCAGAAAGAACTGATGCAAAAGGACAAAGTTCCAAACAAGTTATTGTTGATGCTGTTACTTTTTTAATAATTATTTTTCTTGTTAGTTCAATTGGTTTATCTTTTTATTTTTATTTAGTTCCTGCAAGAAATTTAGGAGAAATTGAAACAATATATCAAAATAATCTAAATTTAAATATTTCCCAAAGTAAAACTTATCAAGAATTAGGAGAATTTATTTTGCCTCATAATAATTGAGCTTTAAGTTTTCGTTACGGTTTTTTTCATGCTCTAAGTGCTTTAAATAATGCAGGTTTTGATATTATAGGTGAAAAATCATTATTAAGTTTTTACCATAATATTGAGTTACAAATTTTCTTTGTTATTTTATTTCTTATTGGTGGTTTAGGTTATCCAATTATTCATGACATTTTTAATTTTTTTAGATTTAAAAGCAAACATCCTAAACGCAAATATTATTGACAATTATTAACCAAAATTAGCACTATCACTTATTTATTAATTACAATTATTGCCTTTTTAATTATTTTATGTATGGAATTATTAAGTAAAAATCATATTTTACAAAATCAAAATGATTTTTATAATAGTACAGCTTTAAAAATTTGAGCCTTATTTTTCACTAGTTTATCAACAAGAAGCGCCGGTTTTGCTACTATACCAATAAATCAATTTTCTCCTAACAGTATTTTAATTCTCATTATTTTAATGTTTATAGGAGCTGGCCCTTCTTCCACAGGTGGTGGTATAAGAACTACTACTTTTGCTATTATTTCCATTGCTTTAATTTCTAGATTAACTGGTAGACCATCTGTTAGAGCTTTTAAAAGAAAAATTGGAAATAAAACTGTTCGTAATTCATTTACTGTATTTTTAACTAGTATAATGTTAGTTTTATTTGCTTCTATAATTTTGTCTACTTCTTCATCCAATTATTTTGGTCGAGCTGATTATGACTTTTTAAATTATATATTTGAAGCCACTTCGGCATTTGGAACTAGTGGTTTAACAGTAGGCATTAGTGAAAAATTAAATATTTTTAGTAAAATTATTCTTACTTTAATAATGTTTATAGGGCAATTTGGTGTTTCATCTACTTTATTAGTTTGAGGCAGAAAACGTAATTATTCATACAAATATGAATATATAACCGAAGATATTGCCATAGGTTAA
- a CDS encoding DUF4573 domain-containing protein: MYLDKISFDLFIEFVSDFLSEVSPVEGVSPVEGVSPVEGVSPVEGVSPVEGVSPVEGVSPVEGVSPVEGVSPVEGVSPVEGVSPVEGVSPVEGVSPVEGVSPVEGVSPVEGVSPVEGVSPVEGVSPVEGVSPVEGVVVFTSVSQAAAKTGTKLNVAGKINNNFLNLFFIIA; encoded by the coding sequence ATGTATTTAGATAAAATTTCATTTGATTTATTTATAGAGTTTGTTTCTGATTTTTTATCAGAGGTTTCGCCTGTTGAAGGGGTTTCGCCTGTTGAAGGGGTTTCGCCTGTTGAAGGGGTTTCGCCTGTTGAAGGGGTTTCGCCTGTTGAAGGGGTTTCGCCTGTTGAAGGGGTTTCGCCTGTTGAAGGGGTTTCGCCTGTTGAAGGGGTTTCGCCTGTTGAAGGGGTTTCGCCTGTTGAAGGGGTTTCGCCTGTTGAAGGGGTTTCGCCTGTTGAAGGGGTTTCGCCTGTTGAAGGGGTTTCGCCTGTTGAAGGGGTTTCGCCTGTTGAAGGGGTTTCGCCTGTTGAAGGGGTTTCGCCTGTTGAAGGGGTTTCGCCTGTTGAAGGGGTTTCGCCTGTTGAAGGGGTTGTTGTTTTTACTTCAGTTTCACAAGCTGCTGCAAAAACAGGCACAAAACTTAATGTAGCTGGTAAAATTAATAATAATTTTTTAAATTTATTTTTTATCATAGCATAA
- a CDS encoding endonuclease yields MNKSNEILSKYIYDNTNNYYASAEGKRGIELWNELVKIQKNKRNQIGSYSDLYDIYRQSDIDQEFENDGTIVDIYSENPNGEDPYSYNVNNFHGRSTSYGGGVVTGKKLQNGEGSRFNREHVIPQSWFNRDVPTRHDPHFVLPTDEVVNARRGNDPHDNVDKPTFVSLNGTKVKDKVAAEPIDGFKGNVARIYFYFQLTHGNGYAQKGSQVFSNAFPFFQEHYLNTYLEWANKDQVEKFEIKRNNVISKYFSNKNTNVNENEGLRNPFIDYPNLPELIWGNGNETFVNKGVLVGLN; encoded by the coding sequence ATAAATAAATCAAATGAAATTTTATCTAAATACATTTATGATAATACAAATAATTACTATGCTTCAGCTGAAGGTAAAAGAGGTATAGAATTATGAAATGAATTAGTAAAAATTCAAAAAAATAAAAGAAATCAAATAGGCTCATATTCTGACCTTTATGATATTTATAGACAATCTGATATTGATCAAGAATTTGAAAACGACGGTACTATAGTTGATATTTATAGTGAAAATCCAAATGGTGAAGATCCTTATTCTTATAATGTTAATAATTTTCACGGTAGATCAACCTCATATGGCGGCGGTGTAGTAACTGGAAAAAAATTACAAAATGGCGAAGGTTCAAGATTTAATAGAGAACATGTTATACCACAATCATGATTTAATCGTGATGTTCCAACTAGACATGATCCTCATTTTGTTTTACCTACTGATGAAGTAGTTAATGCTAGAAGAGGTAATGATCCACATGATAATGTTGATAAACCAACTTTTGTTTCTTTAAATGGAACTAAAGTAAAAGATAAAGTTGCTGCTGAACCAATAGATGGTTTTAAAGGTAATGTAGCTAGAATATATTTCTACTTTCAATTAACACATGGTAATGGTTATGCTCAAAAAGGTTCACAAGTTTTTAGTAATGCTTTTCCTTTTTTTCAAGAACATTATTTAAATACTTATTTGGAATGAGCGAATAAAGATCAAGTAGAAAAATTTGAAATTAAACGAAATAATGTTATATCAAAATATTTTAGTAATAAAAATACAAATGTTAATGAAAATGAAGGATTAAGAAATCCGTTTATAGATTATCCGAATCTACCTGAATTAATATGAGGTAATGGCAATGAAACATTTGTAAATAAAGGCGTTTTAGTTGGTTTAAATTAA
- the rpmF gene encoding 50S ribosomal protein L32 has protein sequence MAIVPKRKTSKQRKHKRRTHDALPVQNLISCSNCSNMIQQHVVCYVCGFYKGKKVQGYKSLDDRKKAE, from the coding sequence ATGGCTATCGTTCCAAAACGTAAAACATCTAAACAACGTAAACATAAAAGACGTACACATGATGCTTTACCTGTTCAAAATTTAATTTCATGTAGCAATTGTTCAAACATGATTCAACAACATGTAGTATGTTATGTTTGCGGTTTTTATAAAGGTAAAAAAGTACAAGGCTACAAGAGTTTAGACGATCGTAAAAAAGCTGAATAA
- a CDS encoding MAGa7180 family putative nuclease: protein MNLKKRAYNGKEYILDEENQVVRLSKDYHLKLLNSTNKFECFKKFGGSSIGDIFLTDNFKSHFSAFCFIARLKMPALQLKYIKAGIELEPKVIEYLKSIWENETIEHIEASKVDYDYFKEQNIIGGVPDGLIKNKKIVLELKAVGAKKRKEWENENNNIPEDYKKQAQLYAHLLGYNHYMIVGTFLNENDYENTHLVDFKTQTQGFLFKVNHEQAKDDIKVIKEFWLKYTQLGISPQYRLDRSDNDLVNYLKCHNENEWKELFNLWKEQGKIDEEIKFE from the coding sequence ATGAATTTAAAAAAACGTGCATACAATGGAAAAGAATATATTTTAGATGAAGAAAATCAAGTAGTAAGATTATCAAAAGATTATCATTTAAAATTATTAAATTCAACTAATAAATTCGAATGTTTTAAAAAATTTGGTGGATCCTCAATAGGCGATATTTTTTTAACTGACAATTTTAAAAGCCATTTTAGTGCTTTTTGTTTTATTGCAAGATTAAAAATGCCTGCTTTACAATTAAAATATATTAAAGCAGGAATAGAATTAGAACCTAAAGTAATAGAATATTTAAAATCTATTTGAGAAAATGAAACAATTGAACATATAGAAGCAAGTAAAGTTGATTATGATTATTTTAAAGAACAAAATATTATAGGTGGTGTGCCTGATGGTCTAATTAAAAATAAAAAAATTGTTTTAGAACTTAAGGCTGTTGGAGCAAAAAAAAGAAAAGAATGAGAAAATGAAAATAACAACATTCCTGAGGACTATAAAAAACAAGCACAATTATATGCTCATTTACTTGGGTATAATCATTATATGATTGTTGGAACCTTTTTAAATGAAAATGATTATGAAAATACTCACTTAGTTGATTTTAAAACTCAAACACAAGGTTTTTTATTTAAAGTTAATCATGAACAAGCAAAAGATGATATTAAAGTTATTAAAGAATTTTGATTAAAATATACGCAATTAGGTATTTCACCTCAATATCGTTTAGATAGATCTGATAATGATTTGGTTAATTATTTAAAATGTCATAATGAAAACGAATGAAAAGAATTATTTAATTTATGAAAAGAACAAGGAAAAATTGATGAAGAGATTAAATTTGAGTAA
- a CDS encoding DUF2779 domain-containing protein: MKRLNLSKNNHITINFKHYFNSFISQDFFIWEKKDPNNPNNYLIPQIDQNNYKLFTTKNHARNHFNVEEEDNDEEEENNFLYDILNNLNDEGFTFWKDLKTNNKILKNDSSNRSNILIYSNVQKQILDFLLKNELKNPAKNKIAFMPQAKKVNELKEIFFNYYNNDKIDYIINPAVIFEYKDNNKIKANDIFFIKANFFALDKKNMTAYLVKYKNSNEIKDYLWANFIYEISLLANVKINQIKMILFDNNNEEILKNKLNLTITQAANISKNKKTIDTKKTDYSYQELLQIKKINNLVNNGKIFDNLVSLNLHNKNLTFMDAIYHNSPFNSIKRKRKNNKTDYPVFYFSNDQIFNEKGEFGDFKSHIDKIINGYYLDKPIYSNINSQLDLKYDYHEVYGSNKNLLKEIRSLHLDSKYEFAANVENLRTQLDFNHIEKYKYKVDQLRKRANYFTQDAINELSKYLKANKRYIWYDYEGVSSVTPIIDGVNSYLQITNQVSIIETINGQIIKHNNNIALNIVKDPKTISLIDIVDNILSVYSNKADYYVVFNKNYENTRNNEILKLVLNKFENNDKNFILKLKERAIENSLDFEKIINHINFNTLDLMDFLNSTEQNINYIFPFDLINYQKRNINDIDNIFLNKNNTLNKFIKTPLEFVNNNKIERFFIFELFGKKSIKKIEKLINFNQFNDLEYSEYFKEYADLDVKNGSMAMKIAIDRYLNVIEDQEWIEKEIKLKEYCQNDVIAMLVTFAFFKKIILKTFPEINNYAYNFENGYLFFDEQTKKIKLSIEGKNEN; this comes from the coding sequence ATGAAGAGATTAAATTTGAGTAAAAATAATCATATAACAATTAATTTTAAACATTATTTTAATTCATTTATATCACAAGATTTTTTTATTTGAGAAAAAAAAGATCCTAATAATCCTAATAATTATTTAATTCCTCAAATCGATCAAAATAATTACAAATTATTTACTACTAAAAATCATGCAAGAAATCATTTTAATGTTGAAGAAGAAGATAATGATGAAGAAGAAGAGAATAATTTTTTATATGATATTTTAAATAATTTAAATGATGAAGGTTTTACTTTTTGAAAAGATTTAAAAACAAATAATAAAATTTTAAAAAATGATTCTTCCAATAGATCAAATATTTTAATATATTCTAATGTTCAAAAACAAATTTTAGATTTTTTATTAAAAAATGAGTTAAAAAACCCAGCAAAAAATAAAATTGCTTTTATGCCTCAAGCAAAAAAAGTTAATGAATTAAAAGAAATATTTTTCAACTATTACAATAATGACAAAATAGATTACATAATTAATCCAGCTGTAATTTTTGAATACAAAGATAATAACAAAATAAAAGCAAATGATATTTTCTTTATAAAAGCTAATTTTTTTGCCTTAGATAAAAAAAATATGACTGCTTATTTAGTCAAATATAAAAATAGTAATGAAATAAAAGATTACTTATGAGCAAATTTTATATACGAAATTTCTTTATTAGCTAATGTTAAAATTAATCAAATAAAAATGATTCTTTTTGATAATAACAATGAAGAAATTTTAAAAAATAAACTAAATTTAACTATAACTCAAGCAGCTAACATTAGCAAGAATAAAAAAACCATTGATACTAAAAAAACTGATTATAGTTATCAAGAGCTTCTTCAAATAAAAAAAATAAATAATTTAGTAAATAATGGCAAAATTTTTGATAATTTAGTTAGTTTAAATTTACATAACAAAAATCTAACTTTTATGGATGCTATCTATCACAATTCACCTTTTAACAGCATCAAAAGAAAAAGAAAAAATAATAAAACTGATTATCCTGTTTTTTATTTTTCTAATGATCAAATTTTTAATGAAAAAGGAGAGTTTGGTGACTTTAAATCTCATATAGATAAAATTATTAATGGTTATTATTTAGATAAACCTATTTATTCTAACATAAATTCTCAGTTAGATTTAAAATATGATTATCACGAAGTATATGGAAGTAATAAAAATTTATTAAAAGAAATAAGATCATTGCATTTAGATAGTAAATATGAATTCGCAGCAAATGTAGAAAATTTAAGAACACAATTAGATTTTAATCATATTGAAAAATATAAATATAAAGTTGATCAATTAAGAAAAAGAGCTAACTATTTCACTCAAGATGCTATTAATGAACTTAGTAAATATTTAAAAGCTAATAAACGTTATATTTGATATGACTATGAAGGTGTTTCATCTGTTACTCCCATTATTGATGGAGTAAATTCATATTTACAAATTACTAATCAAGTTTCGATAATAGAAACAATAAATGGTCAAATAATAAAACACAACAATAATATTGCTTTAAATATTGTTAAAGATCCTAAAACTATATCTTTAATTGATATAGTAGATAATATTTTAAGCGTTTATTCAAATAAAGCTGATTATTATGTAGTTTTTAATAAAAATTATGAAAACACAAGAAACAACGAAATTCTTAAATTAGTGCTTAATAAATTTGAAAATAACGACAAAAATTTTATTCTTAAATTAAAAGAAAGAGCAATTGAAAATTCTTTAGATTTTGAAAAAATAATTAATCACATAAATTTTAATACTTTAGATTTGATGGATTTTTTAAATAGTACAGAACAAAATATTAATTATATATTCCCTTTTGATTTAATAAATTATCAAAAAAGAAATATTAATGATATTGATAATATATTTTTAAATAAAAATAATACACTTAATAAATTTATTAAAACGCCATTAGAATTTGTAAATAATAATAAAATTGAAAGATTTTTTATTTTTGAATTATTTGGTAAAAAAAGTATTAAAAAAATCGAAAAATTAATTAATTTCAATCAATTTAATGATTTAGAATATAGTGAATATTTTAAAGAATATGCTGATTTAGATGTGAAAAACGGATCAATGGCTATGAAAATAGCTATAGATAGATATTTAAATGTTATAGAAGATCAAGAATGAATTGAAAAAGAAATAAAATTAAAAGAATATTGTCAAAATGATGTTATAGCAATGTTAGTAACTTTTGCATTTTTTAAAAAAATTATTCTTAAAACTTTTCCAGAAATAAATAATTATGCATATAATTTTGAAAATGGTTATTTATTTTTCGATGAACAAACTAAAAAAATTAAACTCTCTATAGAAGGTAAAAATGAAAATTAA